Proteins found in one Anopheles aquasalis chromosome 3, idAnoAquaMG_Q_19, whole genome shotgun sequence genomic segment:
- the LOC126573976 gene encoding uncharacterized protein LOC126573976 isoform X2, whose amino-acid sequence MGDESCYFVPINSATLEDVRHSDTELNGGPRPQSVQSISTNQSTTPVPPSASCDELRYRVDAQSKNMQALKEQQAHLLRLQQAARQQLQEMETMRQMHTASVAPPVESFETVEQVQDGIGSIMERMRVLSTFIHNQQELSNMLGTDNDDVLADQAALQQKFQELRDKKSQMHSLVSELQSLNMDASRQFDGSGDQAGGGEVRNVPIELTHAPATAAEARNATKTFLSGAGDGLATASSKVAPGTGVGLVSNGGPVNGNGAVFEADEEEDDEGPLNEEESAVLNGTADMLSEKINEINAMKSQLRRLKEMMDTVKLIEMKTGHAELIDEEEEDDEEDAPEEDEDGAEDEDEAEAGQALAAAVASLQQEQQRRSRSRSVSSAPIAAFANPPPLMRPEEESEMSNQEREQLNKRVEALQAMTQDLREQAKSIAAERDRLKHAQNDLQKRRNNVANLQQQAANEKLTNHVASFSSLLQAGGSANGGGASRQQGLPPGPKERRQMELKAELEQKRRELERIENMTQNIKKNAECMSSRSGQVAEAGAGEAASLAAVSSSDLATNGLSGVAVDPSNSSVKAEGPPSIVSSSVESCSGSHHRGTPSVPSIPPPPAPSAISGSLQNNTAGSNATNDSKTNSADSGVTSDIFAHAQLESAASYQSSSTRSFPPPMPDICNRNAATDRYRQAKRAADGVDGERAGSVGGPGGVLDAGGISGAAGGPTSAGERVMRDSRTSPWPVFGNGTGAGMSSSNTGPHSPHYGHHHHHHAYDLPSLHGVSAGGYGGTGAYGSSWSTGGGPFGTSNLLPPLATTPNTPPDPIVFQHIMQTQQMLMNSITQCNQLLWIQQREIHNLNNAVLMLQERILGTNNSLLMQEPHAPTVAAAAALIRAESTPPTGSMNASTTATNAGGSLFARARSEQPTSIAQQHHHHQQQQLQQQSSSSPFHHPHAPYQPPSGTGGGVLPQQHMSHQPGPSFASQPYSPLAMPQTHSMLSPQHCSIAQQQQAAGNQRNNTNSSQIGHLPPSGMAGRYHRSTSTSRPPLNINTLNNALYDEQAPPPPGNDSSGEYDLTNAAPHMINNLSAAMPAHNPSQSSPGTSLRFGNYLNNLNNSVTNNLTNVSSNAAASAIQQNNLNLYNHQQQPQHGQDGSATSAQQQQQQQTQALNNQVLPGVRANNYWDNFRSYSRQNLLSSNSCKSNEESCAYAGNGGSGGIGGASGSASGGQPVVGSGGAGVTASTASGTGSSGCNTINNQLQRNNSNAANQFMNNQNNKYQTINITRNNSLSNANQDIGVATPQMMGYHQHQQPQQQQEQERDPAFDGLEPSTMHHHHTHHHQLQHGGGGVAEQQQSYLSHHPHQQQQPQQHRQQPLPFNQQPPNQHLPLQLPMQPDHGQLQQQQVQQAQSHHTAALNQSQSFDLGELQFHTNPINLGLANKMQPKASGHKKYPLSLRSCRDASVGGESSGGCYVSGGGDMNLATACTYQHDSKSTSKLFEALKENVYQEVKNLITANESRPHFLIQLFRELQLISSDPLRQRTLQSIQELYNRYIESTLQEENHVNNVGSNNLLTSSSVPAGDGDIPLPSTSADTSGAVGRRTNESHPVEGPLVADSSSTVELEVVQNYTNLRQQQQQQQQQQQYHYVANMPDSAAASGSQSTGEVSSADVKPSTTVNSSASVTGRQEQPLGTLATASQQPPLSVSNSEIINIIMGDIVAVINSVDYINDSVLFKIAGVICNHAASGSHHRASCSNLVEFVEGTSTLQQHHHHHHHQHHYHHHVPMATGSGTSRQPSASSSSVAAASSLLTAASFLSAAPQSESDPSSAHSAQQQQQQQHSGDSFNREDFLRHLESWNRTDKDEFISNLENFLNNILLRSSSAAVIVGDCGGSGVVCEEEEEVEEDAHEAAGLTIRAAGLSSGDVSAGAGYDGAFVAGLQPEDDNVDQPTFNGNTESSASVAASGAAAIVSSSTVNSYASTTYDLAEADQVCDLSANGVAEPAPIITPAPVEPSSSTFDDRWTVTVQRKKSIDRSKEDEASASVGAGACSSSVAGGDSWQRIGGMMMHRHLHHLHHQQQQQQQDSVGLSEMSDGEGNNGNNANNNWQSEEWADEDME is encoded by the exons ATGGGGGACGAGAGTTGTTACTTTGTGCCGATAAACTCTGCCACGCTAGAGGATGTGCGGCACTCCGATACGGAG CTTAACGGTGGACCTAGACCACAGTCGGTGCAAAGCATTAGTACGAACCAATCGACCACACCGGTCCCACCGTCGGCCTCGTGCGACGAACTACGCTATCGCGTCGACGCACAATCGAAGAACATGCAAGCACTTAAAGAACAGCAGGCACACCTGCTACGTCTGCAGCAGGCCgcccggcagcagctgcaggagatGGAAACGATGCGACAAATGCATACCGCTTCCGTCGCTCCACCGGTGGAATCGTTCGAAACGGTCGAACAGGTACAGGACGGTATCGGGAGCATCATGGAGCGGATGCGCGTCCTGTCCACCTTCATACACAACCAGCAGGAGCTAAGCAACATGCTCGGTACGGACAATGACGATGTGCTCGCCGATCAGGCCGCGCTGCAGCAAAAGTTCCAGGAACTGCGCGACAAAAAAAGCCAGATGCATTCACTCGTGTCCGAGCTGCAGTCGCTGAATATGGATGCGAGCCGACAGTTTGACGGTTCGGGCGAtcaggctggtggtggtgaggtgcgTAATGTACCGATTGAGCTAACGCACGCCCCAGCGACGGCGGCCGAAGCACGGAATGCAACGAAAACGTTTCTCagcggtgccggtgatggGCTAGCGACGGCGTCGTCGAAGGTTGCACCAGGAACgggggttggtttggtgagCAATGGCGGCCCCGTTAACGGTAACGGTGCTGTGTTCGAGGCtgacgaagaggaagatgatgagggCCCATTGAATGAGGAAGAATCGGCCGTACTCAATGGGACGGCGGATATGTTGAGTGAAAAGATCAACGAAATCAATGCCATGAAGTCGCAGCTACGCCGGCTGAAAGAGATGATGGACACGGTGAAATTGATCGAGATGAAGACGGGCCACGCGGAACTGatcgatgaggaagaggaagacgatgaagaggatgcaccagaggaagatgaggacggagcggaagatgaagatgaagcggAAGCCGGACAAGCACTCGCAGCAGCCGTAGCATcactgcagcaggagcaacaacgTCGTAGTCGCTCCCGGTCGGTTAGCTCCGCACCGATTGCGGCATTTGCGAATCCCCCGCCACTGATGCGACCGGAAGAGGAGAGCGAAATGAGCAATCAGGAGCGTGAACAGCTGAACAAGCGCGTCGAAGCGCTGCAAGCGATGACACAGGACCTGCGCGAGCAGGCCAAATCTATTGCGGCCGAACGGGATCGTTTAAAGCACGCCCAGAACGATCTGCAGAAGCGACGCAATAATGTGGCAAATTTGCAGCAACAGGCCGCAAACGAAAAGCTTACCAACCATGTGGCATCGTTCAGTTCGTTGTTGCAAGCAGGCGGAtcggcgaatggtggtggtgcatctcGTCAACAGGGACTACCTCCCGGTCCGAAGGAACGCCGTCAGATGGAGCTAAAGGCTGAGCTGGAGCAAAAGCGCCGTGAGCTGGAACGCATCGAAAACATGACACAGAACATCAAGAAGAACGCCGAATGCATGTCGTCCCGTTCGGGGCAAGTAGCGGAAGCgggagcaggagaagcagcTTCACTGGCAGCAGTCTCATCGTCGGATTTGGCCACGAACGGGTTGTCtggggtggcggtggatccATCGAACTCGAGCGTAAAGGCTGAAGGTCCACCATCGATCGTATCGTCCTCGGTTGAGTCGTGCAGTGGTTCGCATCATCGTGGAACACCGTCGGTACCGAGcataccgccaccaccggcccccTCGGCGATCAGTGGTTCGCTACAGAACAACACGGCTGGCAGTAATGCGACGAATGATTCGAAAACCAATTCGGCCGATTCCGGGGTAACGTCGGATATTTTCGCCCATGCCCAGCTGGAATCGGCGGCCAGTTATCAGTCGAGCAGTACGCGTAGCTTcccaccaccgatgccggaTATTTGCAATCGTAATGCGGCGACGGATCGTTACCGGCAGGCGAAGAGGGCCGCTGATGGTGTGGATGGTGAACGAGCGGGTAGTGTCGGCGGccctggtggtgtgctggatgctggtggtaTCAGTGGAGCAGCCGGTGGTCCAACATCGGCTGGAGAGAGAGTTATGCGTGACTCGCGCACATCACCGTGGCCCGTGTTTGGAAATGGGACCGGAGCGGGTATGTCGAGCTCTAATACGGGCCCTCACAGTCCACACTatggtcaccatcatcatcatcatgcgtaCGATCTGCCCTCGCTGCACGGTGTTAGTGCGGGAGGGTACGGTGGCACTGGTGCGTACGGTAGCAGCTGGAGTACGGGCGGTGGTCCATTCGGGACGTCGAATCTGTTGCCTCCGCTTGCGACCACTCCCAACACCCCGCCGGATCCGATCGTCTTCCAGCACATCATGCAAACGCAGCAGATGCTCATGAACTCGATCACACAGTGCAACCAGTTGCTATGGATACAGCAGCGTGAAATTCATAACCTCAACAATGCAGTATTGATG CTTCAGGAACGAATACTCGGCACCAACAACAGTTTGTTGATGCAAGAGCCACACGCACcaacggtggctgctgcagcagcacttaTCCGAGCTGAGTCGACCCCACCGACCGGGTCGATGAATGCATCGACCACCGCTACCAATGCCGGCGGCAGTCTGTTTGCCAGGGCACGGTCCGAGCAACCGACCAGCATAgcccaacaacaccaccatcaccagcagcagcagctacagcaacaatcctcttcctctcccttccaTCATCCTCATGCGCCTTACCAACCACCGTCTGGCACAGGCGGTGGTGTGTTGCCACAGCAGCACATGTCCCACCAACCGGGACCCTCTTTTGCATCGCAACCATACAGTCCACTAGCGATGCCACAAACCCATTCGATGCTATCTCCGCAACACTGCTCGATtgctcagcaacagcaggctgCCGGTAACCAGCGTAACAATACTAACAGCTCCCAGATCGGTCACCTACCACCGAGCGGCATGGCTGGCCGTTACCACCGTTCCACGAGCACCTCCCGGCCACCGCTCAACATTAACACGCTTAACAATGCTCTGTACGACGAGCAagctccgccaccaccgggcaaTGATAGCAGCGGCGAGTACGACCTAACCAACGCTGCACCGCACATGATTAACAATCTCTCGGCGGCGATGCCAGCGCACAATCCCTCTCAATCGTCACCGGGCACATCGTTGCGCTTCGGGAATTACTTAAACAATCTCAACAACAGCGTCACGAACAATCTCACCAACGTTAGCAGCAATGCCGCGGCGTCGGCCATACAGCAGAACAATTTGAATCTTtacaatcatcagcagcagccgcaacatgGACAAGACGGATCAGCCACAtcggcccagcagcagcagcagcagcaaacacaagCTCTCAACAATCAGGTTCTGCCGGGAGTGAGGGCCAATAATTATTGGGATAATTTCCGAAG CTACTCAAGACAAAATCTTCTGTCGAGCAATAGTTGCAAAAGCAATGAGGAATCCTGTGCATACgctggaaatggtggaagTGGCGGAATTGGCGGTGCTAGTggcagtgccagtggtggaCAGCCAGTCGtcggcagtggtggtgctggtgttactGCTTCTACAGCAAGTGGTACCGGTAGTAGCGGATGCAACACGATCAATAATCAACTCCAACGGAACAATAGTAATGCGGCGAACCAGTTCATGAACAACCAGAACAACAAGTATCAAACGATCAACATAACGCGCAACAATTCGCTCAGTAATGCCAATCAGGACATTGGCGTCGCCACACCACAGATGATGGGatatcatcaacatcaacagccgcagcagcagcaggaacaggagcgAGATCCTGCGTTTGATGGGTTGGAACCATCCacgatgcatcatcatcacactcaccatcatcagctacaacatggtggtggaggagtgGCAGAGCAACAACAGTCTTATCTCTCACATCAtccacatcagcagcagcaaccacaacagcatcgtcagcagccATTGCCGTTCAATCAGCAACCCCCGAACCAGCATCTTCCACTACAACTTCCGATGCAGCCGGATCATggccagctgcagcaacagcaggtgcAACAGGCGCAATCTCATCATACGGCTGCACTGAATCAATCTCAATCGTTCGATCTCGGTGAACTACAGTTTCACACCAATCCCATCAATCTGGGACTCGCAAACAAGATGCAACCGAAGGCGAGTGGCCATAAGAAGTATCCGCTGTCGCTGCGATCCTGCCGCGATGCCAGCGTTGGAGGCGAGAGCAGCGGTGGATGCTAtgtgtccggtggtggcgatatGAACCTTGCTACCGCCTGCACCTATCAGCATGATTCCAA ATCGACCTCGAAGTTGTTTGAAGCGCTAAAAGAGAACGTGTATCAGGAAGTGAAAAACCTTATAACGGCCAATGAATCGCGACCACACTTTCTCATACAGCTGTTCCGTGAGCTTCAGCTCATCTCTTCCGATCCGTTGCGCCAGCGAACGCTACAATCGATACAGGAGCTGTACAATCGGTACATCGAATCGACGCTGCAAGAGGAAAACCACGTGAACAATGTGGGCAGCAATAATCTGCTCACCTCCAGCAGTGTGCccgccggtgacggtgacattCCGTTGCCCTCAACTAGTGCCGATACCAGCGGTGCTGTTGGCAGGCGCACTAATGAATCTCATCCGGTGGAAGGGCCACTTGTGGCTGATTCTTCATCGACGGTCGAGCTGGAAGTAGTTCAAAACTATACCAACCtacgccagcaacaacagcagcagcagcagcagcagcagtatcattATGTGGCCAACATGCCAGATAGTGCTGCGGCTTCTGGCTCACAATCCACCGGAGAAGTGTCGTCTGCGGATGTTAAACCATCGACAACTGTGAATAGCAGCGCATCGGTAACCGGTCGCCAGGAGCAACCGTTGGGTACGCTTGCAACCGCATCTCAGCAACCACCGTTGAGCGTTTCAAACTCGGAAAttatcaacatcatcatgggCGATATCGTGGCGGTTATCAATTCCGTGGATTACATCAATGATTCGGTGCTGTTTAAAATTGCGGGAGTGATTTGTAATCACGCAGCTAGTGGTAGCCATCACCGTGCCAGCTGTAGCAATTTAGTGGAGTTCGTCGAGGGAACGTCAACtctacagcagcatcatcatcatcaccatcatcagcatcactaccatcatcatgttcCCATGGCGACCGGTAGCGGCACATCGCGGCAACCGTCGGCATCTTCATCGAGCGTGGCAGCCGCTAGCTCCCTGCTAACGGCGGCCTCGTTCCTATCGGCCGCTCCTCAAAGTGAATCAGATCCATCGTCGGCGCATagcgctcagcagcagcagcagcagcaacacagtgGAGATTCCTTCAATCGAGAGGATTTTCTACGCCATCTGGAGAGCTGGAATCGAACGGATAAGGATGAGTTCATTTCGAATTTGGAGAACTTTCTGAACAACATTCTGCTCCGATCGTCATCGGCAGCGGTGATCGTCGGTGATTGTGGTGGCTCTGGTGTTGTGtgtgaagaggaggaagaggtagAGGAAGATGCCCACGAGGCCGCTGGACTGACGATACGTGCTGCAGGGCTCTCTTCTGGAGATGTCTCTGCAGGTGCCGGATATGATGGTGCATTCGTTGCTGGCCTTCAGCCTGAGGATGATAACGTTGACCAGCCAACCTTCAACGGCAATACCGAATCATCGGCCTCAGTGGCGGCATCGGGGGCTGCTGCGATAGTTAGTTCGAGCACAGTGAACAGTTACGCTTCAACCACGTACGATCTAGCCGAAGCGGATCAGGTATGCGATCTGAGTGCCAACGGAGTCGCTGAACCAGCGCCGATCatcacaccagcaccggtcgaACCGAGTTCCTCCACCTTCGACGATCGTTGGACGGTGACGGTTCAGCGAaagaaatcaatcgatcgatcaaaggAAGATGAAGCCAGTGCATCAGTAGGCGCTGGTGCTTGTTCTTcctcggttgctggtggtgattcaTGGCAACGCATAGGAGGCATGATGATGCATCGACACCTacatcatcttcaccatcagcagcagcagcagcaacaagataGTGTCGGTTTGAGCGAGATGAGCGATGGCGAAGGGAACAATGgaaacaacgcaaacaacaactGGCAATCGGAAGAGTGGGCCGACGAGGACATGGAATAA